In Desulfovibrio porci, a genomic segment contains:
- a CDS encoding reverse transcriptase/maturase family protein translates to MQEVVRMILEAIYEGQFSDCSHGFRPQRSCHTAMEQISKSFCGAKWYIEGVMKGCFDNINHDVMMKMCEKRIAEC, encoded by the coding sequence GATGATTCTTGAGGCAATCTACGAGGGACAGTTTTCTGATTGTTCCCACGGCTTCAGACCTCAAAGAAGTTGCCATACCGCAATGGAACAGATTTCAAAGTCTTTCTGTGGAGCCAAATGGTATATCGAGGGCGTAATGAAAGGATGTTTTGACAACATTAATCACGATGTCATGATGAAAATGTGTGAAAAACGCATTGCCGAATGCT